In the Eremothecium cymbalariae DBVPG#7215 chromosome 7, complete sequence genome, one interval contains:
- the BNA4 gene encoding kynurenine 3-monooxygenase (similar to Ashbya gossypii AGL276W): MVKGKEEVAVIGAGLVGCLAAIGLSKKGYNVSLFDYRSDPRLVPKCDRNLRSINLAISARGITALQYVDYEMSQRLLSDIIPICGRMVHDLKGNLDSQLYGLFGESINSIDRDILNNKLLDEVDGVDEIKLYFGYKLTNLRFSDVKQTAVFTMDGGKLQKSLEFDFIVGCDGAYSKTRYELQREIRMDFSQEYIDCCYLELSIPATKDFVSRFNGHFAISPDYLHIWPRHNYMLMGLPNKDGSFTCTFFGPWSLVESFKSTDEIKNFLCHNFPDVIDLIGLENAVYAFEHKDRGALMCVQCSPQHLDGGRCIILGDASHSMVPFYGQGMNCGFEDVRVLMQLLDKNNLDRNAAFQEYTSSRQKDLLAIVQLAKSNYKDMSHGVISKLHLFKRKLDRIFGRILGNRWVPIYTMVSFRADIPYHVALQVGKKHNMILNFTQALLAGTAFWGALKVLKTFGPNAQKLLT; this comes from the coding sequence ATGGTTAAAGGTAAGGAGGAGGTTGCAGTGATTGGTGCTGGTTTAGTTGGTTGTTTAGCTGCCATTGGGCTGTCGAAAAAGGGCTATAATGTATCGTTGTTCGACTATCGTTCTGATCCACGGCTGGTGCCCAAGTGCGATAGAAACCTGAGGTCTATCAATCTCGCTATTTCTGCTCGTGGCATAACAGCTCTCCAATATGTCGATTACGAAATGAGCCAACGTTTACTAAGTGATATAATTCCCATATGTGGACGGATGGTTCATGACTTGAAGGGGAATCTCGACTCGCAGCTATACGGTCTTTTCGGTGAATCTATTAATTCTATTGATAGGGATATTTTGAACAACAAACTCCTCGATGAAGTCGATGGGGTTGACGAAATTAAGCTGTATTTTGGTTACAAGTTGACAAATCTCAGATTTAGTGATGTAAAGCAGACTGCTGTTTTCACTATGGATGGAGGAAAGCTGCAGAAGTCATTagaatttgattttataGTTGGATGTGATGGTGCGTATTCCAAAACACGCTATGAGCTGCAACGTGAAATAAGAATGGATTTTTCACAAGAGTATATTGATTGCTGCTACTTGGAGTTATCTATCCCAGCTACTAAGGATTTTGTCAGCAGGTTCAACGGCCATTTCGCAATATCTCCCGACTATCTACACATATGGCCGCGCCATAATTATATGTTGATGGGCTTGCCTAACAAGGACGGTTCATTTACATGCACATTTTTTGGTCCTTGGTCGTTGGTAGAAAGTTTTAAGTCTACTGACgaaattaaaaacttcCTGTGTCACAACTTCCCCGATGTAATAGACCTCATCGGTTTGGAAAATGCAGTATATGCATTTGAACATAAAGATAGGGGCGCATTGATGTGCGTTCAGTGCTCTCCACAACATTTGGACGGTGGTAGATGCATCATTTTAGGTGATGCTTCCCATTCAATGGTTCCATTCTATGGTCAAGGTATGAACTGTGGGTTTGAGGATGTTCGAGTGTTGATGCAATTGTTAGATAAAAATAACTTAGATAGGAACGCTGCATTTCAAGAATACACATCTTCAAGACAAAAGGATCTACTGGCAATCGTCCAGCTGGCCAAGAGTAACTACAAGGATATGTCACATGGTGTTATCTCAAAGCTGCATCTGTTTAAAAGGAAGCTGGATCGAATATTCGGTAGAATTTTAGGGAATAGGTGGGTccctatatatacaatggtATCATTTAGAGCTGATATCCCTTACCACGTTGCTCTACAAGTTGGGAAGAAGCATAATATGATCTTAAACTTTACTCAGGCATTGTTAGCTGGTACTGCCTTTTGGGGAGCACTTAAAGTTCTAAAAACATTTGGACCAAATGCACAGAAATTATTAACTTGA
- the BRN1 gene encoding condensin subunit BRN1 (similar to Ashbya gossypii AGL275W) → MTTHLRYDDEDQGIFTNKSTMMANFEEWIKMATDNKINSRNSWNFALIDYFHDLNVLKDAEDNINFQKASATLDGCIKIYSSRVDSVASETGKLLSGLAQRRNKDSNGDNSNGEKDEVDKDEIEIDPVTGMLISKDNVNEAKKRRNYNRVLETTLVQFDTIKIKELDQELTIDPLFKKALADFDEGGAKSLLVNTLDVDENLRVVFDANATDMDGSKQSNTFQANEEKVAADLIDDSNPDLGRSNSDNESPAKVSAELEESDTSETSVSIDSMTSYSVEDEILALGIKFLSFDQISTSDICPSMSQLKAAVQDIDRAKTFIEDVNNKFDNFLTEQDMQEAIPETLGVNDTDEFYELPGQDDEVFNDDNTDLNKTTPDNENTESNFINNIMDQELLAYFDNFFKKSWRGREHWKVHNYKHKLRIHKENQENPDDVKNSKDSSGGEEKEAKKKNKKENSFIDFFDLEGNIEETIFAVSKTLIEIPQKHREDESHHILPNDYQFSADRITRLFIKPDQRMSFFSLKKQNPHGHKDADVVQFQNTEAGQNGGRYEIADEKFWAENYKMKDQSAAAPTCSQLSTDNNPNLDLSPTFEDDCGIDFNQAFEGGDPHESDGYEDEEDAQECIPATQNIIKTEDKVTFSRTAKKVDVRRLKNNIWKSITSRIGQQPTPLPTKENQPTYSNTTDLKFTDIATDIFKMYSEKTRKDLSTSFCFICLLHLANEHGFSITQTDDHKDLFIQFQQEDTA, encoded by the coding sequence ATGACTACGCACCTACGGtatgacgatgaagatcAGGGCATATTCACGAATAAGTCCACAATGATGGCAaactttgaagaatggATCAAGATGGCCACTGATAACAAGATTAATTCCAGAAATAGTTGGAATTTTGCATTGATTGATTACTTCCACGATTTGAATGTGTTAAAAGACGCAGAAGATAATATTAACTTTCAGAAGGCAAGCGCCACTTTAGATGGGTGTATTAAAATTTATTCTTCTCGTGTCGATTCTGTTGCGAGTGAAACTGGAAAGTTATTAAGTGGACTGGCTCAACGTCGAAACAAGGATTCGAACGGTGACAATTCGAACGGCGAAAAGGATGAAGTAGATAAGGATGAAATTGAGATTGACCCTGTTACAGGGATGCTTATATCCAAAGATAATGTAAATGAAGCTAAGAAGAGAAGGAACTACAATAGAGTCTTAGAGACCACCTTAGTGCAATTTGACACTATTAAGATAAAAGAATTAGACCAGGAGCTGACCATAGATCCTCTATTTAAAAAGGCTTTGGCCGATTTCGATGAAGGCGGTGCCAAAAGTCTGTTGGTAAACACTCtagatgttgatgaaaatttaCGAGTTGTGTTTGATGCTAATGCCACTGATATGGATGGATCGAAGCAATCGAATACATTTCAAGCGAATGAGGAAAAAGTGGCAGCAGATCTAATAGATGATTCAAACCCGGATCTTGGAAGGAGCAACTCTGACAATGAAAGTCCAGCAAAAGTGTCAGCTGAACTCGAGGAATCTGACACATCTGAAACATCAGTTTCCATAGATTCTATGACCTCTTATTCTGTAGAGGACGAAATTCTAGCACTTGGAATCAAGTTCCTGAGTTTTGACCAAATCAGTACTTCAGATATTTGTCCATCCATGTCTCAATTGAAAGCTGCCGTTCAGGATATAGACCGAGCCAAAACGTTTATTGAGGACGTTAATAATAAGTTTGACAATTTTCTAACAGAACAAGATATGCAGGAAGCTATTCCTGAAACATTGGGGGTTAATGATACAGATGAATTTTATGAATTACCGGGCCAAGATGATGAAGTctttaatgatgataacaCTGACTTAAATAAAACCACACCAGATAATGAAAACACAGAGTCtaatttcattaataatatcatgGACCAGGAATTACTAGCATATTTTgacaattttttcaaaaaaagtTGGCGTGGTAGAGAGCATTGGAAAGTGCACAATTATAAGCACAAACTAAGAATCCATAAAGAAAACCAAGAGAATCCTGATGACgtaaagaattcaaaagaCAGTTCTGGTGgtgaagaaaaggaagccaaaaagaagaacaaaaaggaaaataGCTTCATTGACTTTTTTGACTTGGAAGGAAACATAGAAGAAACGATATTTGCAGTATCCAAGACTCTGATAGAAATCCCTCAGAAACATAGAGAAGACGAGTCCCATCACATATTGCCCAATGATTATCAATTTTCAGCCGATAGAATCACCAGATTATTTATTAAACCTGATCAACGGATGTCATTCTTTTCTCTTAAGAAGCAGAATCCTCATGGACATAAGGATGCAGATGTCGTACAATTTCAGAATACCGAAGCAGGACAAAACGGCGGCAGATATGAAATTGCTGACGAAAAGTTTTGGGCAGAAAATTATAAGATGAAAGATCAGTCCGCGGCTGCACCAACATGTTCTCAGCTATCTACTGACAATAATCCTAATCTTGATCTTAGCCCCACATTCGAAGACGATTGTGGAATAGATTTTAACCAAGCTTTTGAGGGCGGGGATCCCCATGAATCTGATGGttatgaagatgaagaagatgctCAAGAGTGTATTCCCGCCACTCAAAACATAATCAAAACAGAAGACAAAGTCACATTTTCCAGAACTGCAAAGAAAGTAGACGTAAGGAGgttaaaaaataatatatggaAATCAATTACTTCTAGGATAGGACAGCAACCCACTCCCCTGCCAACTAAAGAGAATCAACCTACATATTCCAACACTACCGACCTCAAGTTCACAGATATTGCGACTGacatatttaaaatgtATTCTGAAAAGACTCGTAAGGATCTATCCACCAGTTTCTGTTTCATATGTCTGCTCCATTTAGCCAATGAACATGGCTTCTCAATAACACAAACTGATGACCATAAGGATCTCTTTATCCAGTTCCAACAAGAAGATACTGCATAA
- the MRX3 gene encoding Mrx3p (similar to Ashbya gossypii AGL278C): MLFRLINRTFILPSAGFAAGFISFGQAWQTGSESQGQGPRNESEQRVDILDRLAQTEEFKKLTENFVMMRQSELVPGKHRNNSISQGLLFGRNHIEIDPVIFQDHENRSMTAFYHLGEGLSSENGNIHKGVLALLLDEALCFCGFPTLPNKKGVTGRLNIKYQRDIPADSTLALRAHVVETKGRKCIIKGTLESVPEKSSSWKLGSGSPTVYAEAECILVEPRWYKYVTWLSFF, encoded by the coding sequence ATGTTATTTAGACTGATCAATAGAACGTTTATTCTACCATCAGCTGGGTTTGCTGCAGGCTTTATTAGTTTTGGTCAAGCGTGGCAGACAGGATCTGAATCTCAGGGCCAGGGACCGCGGAATGAATCCGAACAAAGGGTAGATATCTTGGATAGATTAGCACAAACGGAGGAATTTAAGAAGTTGACAGAGAACTTTGTAATGATGCGGCAGTCAGAATTGGTTCCCGGTAAACATAGAAACAATAGTATATCTCAGGGGCTCTTGTTTGGTAGGAACCATATTGAAATTGATCCGGTTATATTTCAAGATCATGAGAATCGTTCAATGACAGCTTTTTACCATTTAGGTGAGGGCCTCAGCTCTGAGAACGGTAATATTCATAAAGGAGTCTTGGCTTTGTTGTTAGATGAAGCGTTGTGCTTTTGTGGGTTTCCTACACTACCAAACAAGAAGGGTGTAACAGGTCGTTTAAACATCAAGTACCAGCGAGATATTCCTGCGGACTCCACCCTAGCATTGAGGGCGCATGTGGTTGAAACCAAAGGTCGTAAATGTATCATCAAGGGTACATTGGAATCGGTACCCGAAAAGTCGAGTTCCTGGAAGCTGGGAAGCGGTTCTCCCACTGTGTATGCCGAAGCAGAATGTATTCTCGTTGAGCCCAGGTGGTACAAGTATGTGACGTGGCTATCATTTTTCTAA